One genomic segment of Salmo trutta chromosome 8, fSalTru1.1, whole genome shotgun sequence includes these proteins:
- the LOC115199216 gene encoding VPS10 domain-containing receptor SorCS2-like gives MAVLLKPIELFSIDEGRTWTIHNFTSTSVFVDGLLSEPGDETLVMTVFGHISYRSDWELVKVDFRQSFPRQCTEGDYDSWKLTDLQGEKCIMGQERSFRKRKDTAFCIKGRSYTSALTTKPCQCSEKDFNCDYGFERAQSLKTEGDRCFADFWHDPDSPPDNCHQGHNFESSTGYRKVVSNLCEGGVNKQQSGKQHTCPLLPPRGLQLGIKGQMLAVAPGDDITFIVHQEQGDTSSTKYQVDLGDGMRAIYQNLTVTDEPIQHRYKQQGVYRVTVKAENMAGHDQATIYIQVTAPLQEVHLEVVPIAGINQEVNLTAVVLPFEANLTVFYWWIGDNLQPKMSLGNSLITRFPEEGEVSVTVQASNGRSMVQDTKNVHVYDRFQVIPLAFSSNLDRFNPNIPEWREDVGQVVTKILTKITGIPQVSLVTMVKRGLPTTADLYVLPPESQRAKRSVFVDKRIPAIKQAFNDNNVSFIVRGGLQVLVKLADPNAGSQGGVAGPGVWALAVIFLISLLATGSFILYKFKRKLPGRNVYAQMHNEKEQEMTSPVNHSEDTQHIIQGEEFIDDDLDSQTLGNAEGNHSGVVLSINSRELHSYLTS, from the exons ggtGTTCGGTCACATCAGCTATCGGTCAGACTGGGAGCTGGTCAAGGTGGACTTCAGACAGTCATTCCCCAGACAGTGTACAGAGGGAGACTACGACTCCTGGAAACTCACAGATCTGCAG GGAGAGAAATGCATCATGGGTCAGGAGAGGAGTTTCAGGAAGAGGAAGGACACTGCGTTCTGTATCAAGGGGAGGAGCTACACCTCCGCCCTGACTACCAAGCCCTGCCAGTGTTCCGAGAAAGACTTCAACTG TGACTATGGGTTTGAACGTGCCCAGAGCCTCAAAACCGAGGGAGATAGATGCTTCGCTGACTTCTGGCACGACCCAGACTCACCGCCTGACAACTGTCACCAGGGACACAACTTTGAGTCCAGTACTGG GTACAGGAAGGTTGTGTCCAACTTGTGTGAGGGGGGCGTGAACAAGCAGCAGAGCGGCAAGCAGCACACCTGTCCTCTGCTGCCGCCCAGAGGCCTCCAGCTAGGCATCAAAGGACAGATGCTGGCTGTGGCGCCTGGTGATGACATCACCTTCATCGTCCACCAGGAGCAG GGGGACACCAGCAGCACTAAGTACCAGGTGGATCTGGGGGACGGGATGAGGGCCATCTACCAGAACCTGACGGTGACAGACGAACCCATCCAGCACCGCTACAAACAGCAGGGGGTCTACCGCGTCACCGTCAAGGCCGAGAACATGGCCGGACACGACCAGGCCACCATATATATCCAGGTCACAGCCCCTCTACAGGAAGTTCACCTAGAAGTAGTTCCCATCGCCGGGATTAACCAGGAAGTCAACCTGACAGCTGTGGTACTTCCCTTTGAGGCCAACCTGACTGTCTTCTACTGGTGGATAGGAGACAACCTGCAG CCCAAGATGTCCCTGGGGAACAGTCTGATAACGAGGTTCCCTGAGGAAGGAGAGGTGTCTGTCACCGTCCAGGCCTCTAACGGACGCTCCATGGTGCAGGACACCAAGAACGTTCACGTCTACG ACCGTTTCCAGGTCATCCCCCTGGCCTTCAGCAGTAACCTGGACCGCTTCAACCCAAACATTCCAGAGTGGAGGGAGGACGTGGGTCAGGTGGTCACCAAGATATTGACAAAG ATCACAGGTATCCCCCAGGTGTCCCTGGTAACCATGGTGAAGCGGGGCCTGCCCACCACAGCTGACCTGTACGTTCTCCCACCAGAAAGCCAGCGTGCTAAGAGGAGCGTGTTTGTGGATAAG CGTATACCTGCCATCAAGCAGGCCTTCAACGACAACAACGTTAGCTTCATCGTACGAGGAGGTCTACAGGTGTTGGTGAAGCTAGCTGACCCTAACGCAG GTTCTCAGGGTGGAGTGGCAGGTCCTggagtctgggctctggctgtcATCTTCCTCATCAGCCTCCTCGCTACCGGATCCTTCATCCTCTACAAGTTCAAGAG AAAGCTGCCCGGCCGGAACGTGTACGCCCAGATGCACAATGAGAAGGAGCAGGAGATGACCAGCCCTGTCAATCACAGTGAGGACACGCAGCACATCATCCAGGGGGAGGAGTTTATCGACGACGACCTGGACTCGCAGACTCTAGGTAACGCAGAAG GTAACCACTCGGGCGTGGTGCTGAGCATCAACTCCAGAGAGCTGCACAGCTACCTGACCAGCTGA